The following is a genomic window from Acidobacteriota bacterium.
GGCCACACGGCAAAGCGGGGGTTTCTCTTATCTTCTCAATCAGGGCACACACGGCGGGGCGGACTTCATGCGTGTATTCTTCATCGGGGACATTTTCGGGAAACCGGGGCGGCGGCTGATCCAGGACAGACTGCAGGCGCTGATCCACGAGTACCGCATCGATTTCTGCATCGCCAACGTGGAAAACGCCGCCGCGGGCTTCGGCGTGACGCCGCAGATCGCCGAAGACCTGCTCCGCTCGGGCATCGACTGCATGACCACCGGGAACCATATCTGGGACAAGCGCGCCGTCGTCCCCTACCTGGCCGAGCAGCCGCGCCTGCTGCGCCCGCACAACTACCCCCGGGGGGTCCCCGGGACCGGGATCTATATCGGCGACACCAACTGCGGGGTCCGCGTGGGGGTGCTCAACCTGCAGGGGCGGGTGTTCATGACGGCCATCGACTGCCCGTTCACGGTCGCCCTCGAAGCCGTCGAGCGGATGCGGCGCGAGACGCCCGTCATCATCGTGGATTTTCACGCCGAGGCCACTTCGGAAAAGCAGGCGCTGGGGTGGCACCTGGACGGGCGGGTCAGCGCCGTGGCGGGGACGCACACCCACGTGCTGACGGCCGATGAGCGCGTCCTGCCCGGGGGCACCGCCTACATCACGGACCTCGGCATGACCGGGCCGCACGATTCCGTCATCGGGTCGGAACCCCGCCTCGCCCTCGAGCGCCTCCTGCTGGGGCTGCCCAGCCGGCTGGAACCCGCGTCCGGGAACCTGAAGATCTGCGGCGCCGTCATCGACATCCGGGAATCGGACGGGCGAGCCCTCTCCATCGAACGGGTCAGCCTGCCGGTGGTCCTACCGTGAAAAGAACCGGTCCAGCATGGAAACGCATGCCAGCGACCGGCGGCCGACCGATTCGTCGAGGTTCATCAGCTCCTCCCGTGCTCGCTGCATGTCGTCGGCGACACTGAGGGCCGAGAGCACGGCCACCTTCAGCGTGTCCACCGAGCCGGTGGCCGCGGCGATTTCGCGCATCCTCTTGTCGAGGCCGGCGCAGAGCGCGCGCAACCGCTCGGGGTCGCCGGAGGTCCTCAGCACGTACTCCCGGTCATAGATGCGGACCCTGACAGAACTGGGTTCCTGGTTATGGCTCATGGACCTGTTTCACGCCCGGGCGGGCGGACCCGCCCCTTCAGCGCGCCTCTAATGTGGCCAGCAGCGTCAGCGTTTTCTCCACGCGTTCCCGCAACTCCTCCCGCTCCTTCTGGAAATTCTCCATGTTCTGCCGCACCTCGGCTTCGCTCGCCTCGAGCTGCTCCATCTGTTCCCTGAGCCGGGCATTCTCCGCGCGCAGGGTTTCGTTGTCCTTGCGCACCGCCTTGAATTCCTCCACGGTCCGGAAAATCTTGTCTTCCAGGTGGCTGAATCGTTCCAGGCCCGAGGGTTCCCACTGCTGTTTCGTATCGTTCATAGCG
Proteins encoded in this region:
- a CDS encoding cell division protein ZapA, which produces MSHNQEPSSVRVRIYDREYVLRTSGDPERLRALCAGLDKRMREIAAATGSVDTLKVAVLSALSVADDMQRAREELMNLDESVGRRSLACVSMLDRFFSR
- a CDS encoding TIGR00282 family metallophosphoesterase, encoding MRVFFIGDIFGKPGRRLIQDRLQALIHEYRIDFCIANVENAAAGFGVTPQIAEDLLRSGIDCMTTGNHIWDKRAVVPYLAEQPRLLRPHNYPRGVPGTGIYIGDTNCGVRVGVLNLQGRVFMTAIDCPFTVALEAVERMRRETPVIIVDFHAEATSEKQALGWHLDGRVSAVAGTHTHVLTADERVLPGGTAYITDLGMTGPHDSVIGSEPRLALERLLLGLPSRLEPASGNLKICGAVIDIRESDGRALSIERVSLPVVLP
- the zapB gene encoding cell division protein ZapB, which codes for MNDTKQQWEPSGLERFSHLEDKIFRTVEEFKAVRKDNETLRAENARLREQMEQLEASEAEVRQNMENFQKEREELRERVEKTLTLLATLEAR